A stretch of Panthera tigris isolate Pti1 chromosome E2, P.tigris_Pti1_mat1.1, whole genome shotgun sequence DNA encodes these proteins:
- the EXOSC5 gene encoding exosome complex component RRP46 has translation MEGMMQPDAKMRTESGAESSPRGPGCSLRHFACEQNLLSRPDGSASFLQGDTSVLAGVYGPAEVKVSKEIFNKATLEVILRPKIGLPGVAEKSRERLIRNTCEAVVLGALHPRTSITVVLQVVSDAGSLLACCLNAACMALVDAGVPMRALFCGVTCALDAEGTLVLDPTAKQEKEARAILTFALDSVERKLLMSTTKGLYSDAELQQCLAAAQAASQHVFRFYRESLQRRYSKS, from the exons ATGGAGGGGATGATGCAGCCTGACGCCAAGATGCGTACTGAGTCTGGAGCAGAGTCCAGTCCTCGAGGTCCAGGCTGCAGTCTCCGGCACTTTGCCTGTGAGCAGAACCTGTTGTCCCGGCCGGACggctctgcctctttcctgcaaG GGGACACATCGGTCCTTGCGGGCGTATACGGACCAGCCGAGGTGAAGGTCAGCAAAGAGATCTTCAACAAGGCCACCCTGGAGGTGATTCTGAGGCCGAAGATCGGGCTGCCTG GCGTCGCTGAGAAGAGTCGGGAGCGGCTGATCAGGAACACTTGTGAAGCAGTGGTATTGGGAGCGCTGCACCCCCGTACCTCCATTACTGTGGTGCTGCAGGTCGTCAGTGATGCTGGCTCT CTCCTGGCCTGTTGCCTGAACGCTGCCTGCATGGCATTGGTGGATGCAGGTGTGCCCATGCGGGCCCTCTTCTGTGGGGTCACCTGTGCTCTGGACGCTGAGGGGACCCTCGTGCTGGACCCCACGGCCAAGCAGGAAAAG GAGGCCCGGGCCATCCTGACCTTTGCCCTCGACAGTGTGGAACGGAAGCTGTTGATGTCCACCACCAAGGGGCTCTACTCGGATGCTGAG CTCCAGCAGTGCCTGGCCGCGGCCCAGGCTGCCTCGCAACACGTCTTCCGCTTCTACCGGGAATCGCTGCAGAGACGTTACTCCAAGAGCTGA
- the TMEM91 gene encoding transmembrane protein 91 isoform X1, with product MCPCRSPDVANNTAMKRYKYFFKTLLSVLRGYVHRSRNAGSSENPSQSLSPVMDSPSLRELQQPLLAGVGCGPPIQKPGEPQLGPPFGETAFAESLKGWQLLPPPLPTVSAGLGEPGPPDLEDASSSDSDSDWDGGSLLSPLLPHDHLGLAVFSMLCCFWPVGIAAFCLAQKTNKAWAKGDVQGAGAASRRAFLLGVLAVGLGVCTYAAALVTLAAYLASREPP from the exons ATGTGCCCCTGCAGGTCTCCAG ATGTGGcgaataacactgctatgaagCGTTACAAATActtcttcaagaccctgctttcagtacTTCGGGGGTACGTACACAGGAGTAGAAATGCTGGCTCctctg AAAACCCTTCCCAGAGCCTCTCCCCAGTCATGGACAGCCCCAGTCTTCGAGAGCTCCAACAGCCTCTGCTGGCAGGTGTGGGCTGTGGGCCCCCCATCCAGAAGCCTGGTGAGCCCCAGCTGGGGCCTCCCTTTGGAGAGACAGCCTTTGCAGAGTCCCTGAAGGGTTGGCAGCTCCTCCCACCACCTCTTCCCACTGTGAGCGCTGGCCTTGGGGAGCCAGGGCCCCCTGACCTTGAG GATGCATCATCCAGTGACAGCGACTCGGACTGGGATGGGGGCAGCCTTCTCTCCCCGCTCCTACCCCACGATCACCTTGGCTTGGCCGTCTTCTCCATGCTCTGCTGTTTCTGGCCTGTGGGCATCGCTGCCTTCTGCCTGGCCCAGAAG ACCAACAAGGCTTGGGCCAAGGGGGACGtccagggggcaggggctgcctCCCGCCGCGCCTTCCTGCTGGGGGTCCTCGCCGTCGGGCTGGGCGTGTGCACATATGCGGCCGCCCTGGTGACCCTGGCCGCCTACCTGGCCTCCCGAGAGCCGCCCTAG
- the TMEM91 gene encoding transmembrane protein 91 isoform X3, whose product MDSPSLRELQQPLLAGVGCGPPIQKPGEPQLGPPFGETAFAESLKGWQLLPPPLPTVSAGLGEPGPPDLEDASSSDSDSDWDGGSLLSPLLPHDHLGLAVFSMLCCFWPVGIAAFCLAQKTNKAWAKGDVQGAGAASRRAFLLGVLAVGLGVCTYAAALVTLAAYLASREPP is encoded by the exons ATGGACAGCCCCAGTCTTCGAGAGCTCCAACAGCCTCTGCTGGCAGGTGTGGGCTGTGGGCCCCCCATCCAGAAGCCTGGTGAGCCCCAGCTGGGGCCTCCCTTTGGAGAGACAGCCTTTGCAGAGTCCCTGAAGGGTTGGCAGCTCCTCCCACCACCTCTTCCCACTGTGAGCGCTGGCCTTGGGGAGCCAGGGCCCCCTGACCTTGAG GATGCATCATCCAGTGACAGCGACTCGGACTGGGATGGGGGCAGCCTTCTCTCCCCGCTCCTACCCCACGATCACCTTGGCTTGGCCGTCTTCTCCATGCTCTGCTGTTTCTGGCCTGTGGGCATCGCTGCCTTCTGCCTGGCCCAGAAG ACCAACAAGGCTTGGGCCAAGGGGGACGtccagggggcaggggctgcctCCCGCCGCGCCTTCCTGCTGGGGGTCCTCGCCGTCGGGCTGGGCGTGTGCACATATGCGGCCGCCCTGGTGACCCTGGCCGCCTACCTGGCCTCCCGAGAGCCGCCCTAG
- the TMEM91 gene encoding transmembrane protein 91 isoform X2 yields MKRYKYFFKTLLSVLRGYVHRSRNAGSSENPSQSLSPVMDSPSLRELQQPLLAGVGCGPPIQKPGEPQLGPPFGETAFAESLKGWQLLPPPLPTVSAGLGEPGPPDLEDASSSDSDSDWDGGSLLSPLLPHDHLGLAVFSMLCCFWPVGIAAFCLAQKTNKAWAKGDVQGAGAASRRAFLLGVLAVGLGVCTYAAALVTLAAYLASREPP; encoded by the exons atgaagCGTTACAAATActtcttcaagaccctgctttcagtacTTCGGGGGTACGTACACAGGAGTAGAAATGCTGGCTCctctg AAAACCCTTCCCAGAGCCTCTCCCCAGTCATGGACAGCCCCAGTCTTCGAGAGCTCCAACAGCCTCTGCTGGCAGGTGTGGGCTGTGGGCCCCCCATCCAGAAGCCTGGTGAGCCCCAGCTGGGGCCTCCCTTTGGAGAGACAGCCTTTGCAGAGTCCCTGAAGGGTTGGCAGCTCCTCCCACCACCTCTTCCCACTGTGAGCGCTGGCCTTGGGGAGCCAGGGCCCCCTGACCTTGAG GATGCATCATCCAGTGACAGCGACTCGGACTGGGATGGGGGCAGCCTTCTCTCCCCGCTCCTACCCCACGATCACCTTGGCTTGGCCGTCTTCTCCATGCTCTGCTGTTTCTGGCCTGTGGGCATCGCTGCCTTCTGCCTGGCCCAGAAG ACCAACAAGGCTTGGGCCAAGGGGGACGtccagggggcaggggctgcctCCCGCCGCGCCTTCCTGCTGGGGGTCCTCGCCGTCGGGCTGGGCGTGTGCACATATGCGGCCGCCCTGGTGACCCTGGCCGCCTACCTGGCCTCCCGAGAGCCGCCCTAG